AGGCAGACATTGCCCGTGAAGCCGTCGGTGACCACGACGTCGCAGCGGCCATTGTAGATGTCGCGGCCCTCGATATTGCCGATGAAGTTCAGAGATGACGTCCGCAGCTCGTCGAAGGCCTCGCGGGTCAGCTCGTTGCCCTTGCCCTCTTCCTGGCCCACGGAAAGCAGCCCCACGCGAGGATTGTCTTTGCCCACGATGTCGCGCGAGTAGACATGGCCCATGACGGCGAACTGGAACAGGTGGCGAGGCTTGGGATCCACGTTGGCCCCGGCGTCGATCAGGACGGTATAGCCGGACAGGCTCGGCAGCGCCGCCGCGATGGCGGGGCGGTCGACTCCCGGCAAGACGCCCAGCACGTACATCCCGATGGCCATGGCGGCGCCGGTATTCCCGGCCGACACGAGCGCCTCGCACTCGCCCGTCTTGCAGAGCTCGGCCGCCACGCGGAGCGACGAGTCGTGCTTGCGCCGGAGGGCATGCGAGGGCGGCTCCGCCATCCCCACCACCTGGCTGGCGTGGCGGACGGACACGGGCAGCTCCTGCGCCTTGAGCCGGATGATCTCGCGCTCGACGGCGGCCTTGTCGCCCACGAGCACCGAGGCGAGCCCGAACTCGCGGGCGGCCGCGACGGCGCCCTCGACCACGACGGCGGGACCGAAGTCGCCGCCCATGGCGTCTACCGCGATCTTCATCGGCCGCGGCTCACTGGCGTCGAAGCTACTCGCCCTCGATCGCGATGACTTCCCGGCCCTTGTAGTAGCCGCACTTCGGGCAGATCTGGTGAGGCATCTTCACTTCCCGGCACTGCGGACAGATGGACCGGGTGGGCATGGCCATCTTGTAGTGGGTGCGGCGCTTGCGCCCGCGGGTCTTGGAATGTCGTCGCTTCGGCAGCGGCATGGCGTGGTGGCTCCTTGAGCCGGGCCGGGCGGCCGGCCGGGCGCGCTATCGATGCAGTCGATCCGCGAGCGTCTTGAGGGCGGCCCAGCGCGGATCGCTGGTCACCGGCGCGCAGGCGCAGGCCACCGCGTTCCGGTTGACGCCACAGGACGGGCACAGGCCTTTGCAATCCTCGCGGCAGAGGGGCTTCATGGGCAGCCCGAGGGCCGCCTCGGTCTCGAGCAGGGCATCGAGATCGATCTGGTCATGGTCATAGACGTCGCTCTCGAGGTCGTCGACGCCCAGCTCCCGCTCCTCCCCGCGACCCGGGCTGGGGACGAAGCGCGTGTGGACATCGGCCTCGACCCGCGCCTCGTAGGGCTCGAGGCAGCGCGAGCATACCTGGGGCATGCGGGCCTCGAGCCGGCCGTCCACGAAGACCGTGTCACCCTCCTTGGAGACGGCGAGCTCGAGGTCCTCGAGTCGCCAGGATCGGTCCTGGAACGGCTCCGGAAAGGCCGAGACGCCCTCGATCTGTATGCCTTCCTCGGGAATTTCGGATACCCTGATGACCATGGCTGAGTCTCGCTAACCCTCGACAGAATTTGTAATTTTCCATTAAACCGGGTCAGTTTACGGGCGGCCTGTCCCGATTGTCAACCTCAAAGGCCCCCTCCCCTTCCCAGCATACGGCCAGAAGCCGGGCGCCGCCCTATACTGATCGGGCTGTGCACACGATTTATTTCGGCGAGAACCTCGATATCCTCCGCCGCCACGTGCCGGACGGCGCCGTCACCCTCGTCTACATCGACCCGCCGTTCAATACGGGCAAGCCCCGGTCGCACACGCGCATCAAGACGGTACGCAGCGCGTCGGGGGATCGTGTCGGCTTCCAGGGACAGCGCTACCGGACGGTCAAGATGGGCTCGCGCGCCTTCCCCGACGCCTTCCACGACTATCCCGCTTTCCTCGAGCCGCGCCTGCGCGAGGCGCGCCGGGTGCTCGCAGGCGATGGCACGCTCTACGTCCACCTCGATTACCGCGAAGTGCACTACTGCAAGGTGCTGCTCGACCGGATCTTCGGGCGTGACTGCTTTCTCAACGAGATCGTCTGGGCCTATGACTACGGCGGCCGCCCGTCGCGGCGCTGGCCGCCCAAGCACGACAATATCCTCGTCTATGTCAAGGATCCTTCGAGCTATGTGTTCGACAGGGAGGCCGTGGAGCGCATTCCGTACATGGCCCCGGGGCTGGTCGGCCCCGACAAGGCGGCGCGGGGCAAGCTGCCGACCGACACGTGGTGGCATACCATCGTGCCGACCCAGGGGCGCGAGCGTACGGGCTATCCCGCGCAAAAGCCCCTCGGCATCCTGCGGCGTATCGTCCAGGCGTCCTCTCGACCCGGCGATGTCGTGCTCGACTTCTTCGCGGGCAGCGGCACCACGGGGGCGGCCTGCCTCGAGACCAATCGCCGGTTTATCTTGATCGACGACAATCCAGACGCGCTCGAGGTCATGGCCCGACGCTTCGCGGGCGTCCGCGGCATCCGCTGGTTCGGCCTCGAGCCGCGCGCGACCGCCCGCCGGCGCCGGGCTTCGGGGCCAGTTGCTTGACGCTCTTGCAGCCGACTGCTAGCATTCGAGCTGGAGGCCCCCCGCAATGGCAAATCTGATCAAGACAGGCTTCCTTCTCATCGTTCTCACGTGCCTGCTCGTGCTGGTCGGCGGAGCTCTGGGCGGCCAGCAGGGCATGACCATCGCCTTCATCCTGGCCCTCGTCATGAACGTGGGCAGCTACTGGTTCTCCGACAAGATCGTGCTCTCCATGTACGGCGCCCAGCCCGTGGACGAGGCCCAGGCGCCCGGTCTCTATCGCATCGTCCGTGAGCTCGCGGCCAAGGCCCAGATCCCCGTGCCGCCGATCTACATGATCCCCGACGACTCGCCCAATGCCTTCGCGACGGGACGCAACCCCTCGCACGCCGCGGTGGCGGTGACGGAAGGTATCCTGCGCATCATGAGCGAGGAGGAGCTCAAGGGCGTGCTCGCCCACGAGCTCTCCCACGTCAAGAACCGCGACACCCTGACCATGACCATTGCCGCCACCATCGCGGGCGCCATCACCTATCTGGGACAGATGGCGCAGTGGGGGGCGATGTTCGGCGGAGGCCGCCGCGACAACGAAGAGGGAGGTGGCGGGGGTCTCGGCATGATCGGCGTGCTCGTCATGGCCATCCTGGCGCCTTTCGCGGCCTTGCTGATCCAGATGGCGATTTCCCGCTCGCGCGAGTACGAAGCCGACGCGACGGGCGCGCGCCTCGTCGGCAAGGCCTCGGGACTCGCCCACGCGCTCGAGAAGCTCGAGGCCGCCTCGCAGCAGAATCCGCTGCCGGCCTCGCCGGCCACCGCGCACCTCTTCATCGTCAATCCCCTGACCTCGGGCGGGATCGCCTCGCTCTTCTCCACTCACCCGCCCATCGAGGAGCGAATCGCCCGCCTCCAGGCGATGAAGCTCTGATCCGCACCGGACCGGGAGCCCGCCCCCGCCGACCCGCTCCCCCCGCATGATCCAGGCCCAGCATCTCCGCAAGGTCTACGGCGCCACCCGGGTCCTCGACGACGTCTCCTTCGAGCTCTCCGCCGGCCAGGGCTTGACGCTTCTCGGCTCGAACGGCGCGGGCAAGACCACGCTCCTCCGCATCCTGGCCACGCTGCTCCGCCCGACCTCGGGCGCCCTCCGGGTCGCCGGAGTGGATCCCGCGCGCGATCCGGAGACGGCGCGGGCCGCCATCGGCATGGTCGGCCACGGCGCCTGGGTCTACGAAGACCTGACCGCGCTCGAGAACCTCCGCTTCTGGGCGGTGATGGGCGGGCAGGCGGCGGGGCCCACGACGCTGCGCGCGGCCCTCGAGGCCGTCGAGCTCGGGGCCGCGGCCGAGCAGCGCGCCCGCACCTTCTCGGCGGGCATGAAGCGACGCCTCGCCCTGGCCCGCGTGCTCCTCGGTCGGTCGCGACTTCTGCTGCTGGACGAGCCCTTCACGGGGCTCGACCGTGCGGGACGCAAATGGCTGGCCGAGTTCCTGCTGGGCTTCAAGAGCCGCGGCGGGGCCTTCGTCGTCGCGACCCATAGCTTCGACGCGGGCCTCGGCGTCGGTGATCGCGTGGCCATTCTCTCGGGTGGCCGCATCGTTCTTGACCGGCCCGCCGCCGAGCTCGGCCGCGAAGATCTCCCACCGTCTGTACGACGACCTCGCCCTGGGCCCGGGGTCCGCCCCGTGAGCGCCTATCTCCGGCGGGCCGGGATCGTGGTCTGGAAGGACGTGCTGACCGAGCGGCGCAGCAAGGAGAGCCTCAATGCCCTCCTGTTCTTCTCGGTTCTCCTCCTCTTCGTCTTCCAGTTCGCTCTCGGGCCTGAGCGCGCGCGCATCGAGACGGCGCTGCCCGGGCTGCTCTGGCTTGGCTTCATCCTGGCCGGCGTGCTCGGGCTCGGCCGCAGCTTTCTTGTCGAGCAAGAAAACGACTGCTGGGAGGGGCTTGTCCTCACGCCCGGCGACAAGTCGGCCATCTACCTGGGCAAGCTGGCCGGCAATGTCCTGGTGATGGCCGCGGTCGAGGCGGCCTTGCTCCTGCTCTTCAATGTCTTCTTCGGGCTCGACTTCAGTGGCGTGCTGCCTCGGCTCGTGGTCGTACTGGCCCTCGGCACCCTCGGGCTCGCCGCCGTCGGGACGCTCTTCGCTGCCATCACCGCCCAGGTGCGTGCCCGCGAGCTACTCTTTCCCGTCCTCCTCCTGCCCGCCCAGGTGCCGGTGCTCCTCGGTGCGGTGAGCGCGACCGAGATTGTCCTGGCCGGGCAGCCGCTGGCCGAGGCCGAGCAGTGGCTCAAGCTCCTGGCCGCCGCCGATCTTGTCTACCTCGTGGTCGGCCTCCTCACCTTCGAGTTCGTCCTCGAGGGCGCGTGAGGGCCTGGAGCGCGCCGAACCGTTGACGAGCCTGCGTCCTGCCTTTACACTCGACCTCGTTCCGTTAACCCGCGCTGTGAAGGAGACTGGATGCAGGAGAATCCCGTGAAACCAGTGCTGCCGCAGCCTGAGCCGAGACTGCGCAAGGAGAAGGCATGACGCGCGCGCTCGGGTGGTTGGCGGCCCTGGCGCTCGTCATGGGCCTCGGCGCCGCCTTCGGCTACGCGCCGCGCGAGGCCGTCCAGGGCAATGTCCAGCGCATCATGT
The Candidatus Methylomirabilota bacterium genome window above contains:
- the ccmA gene encoding heme ABC exporter ATP-binding protein CcmA encodes the protein MIQAQHLRKVYGATRVLDDVSFELSAGQGLTLLGSNGAGKTTLLRILATLLRPTSGALRVAGVDPARDPETARAAIGMVGHGAWVYEDLTALENLRFWAVMGGQAAGPTTLRAALEAVELGAAAEQRARTFSAGMKRRLALARVLLGRSRLLLLDEPFTGLDRAGRKWLAEFLLGFKSRGGAFVVATHSFDAGLGVGDRVAILSGGRIVLDRPAAELGREDLPPSVRRPRPGPGVRPVSAYLRRAGIVVWKDVLTERRSKESLNALLFFSVLLLFVFQFALGPERARIETALPGLLWLGFILAGVLGLGRSFLVEQENDCWEGLVLTPGDKSAIYLGKLAGNVLVMAAVEAALLLLFNVFFGLDFSGVLPRLVVVLALGTLGLAAVGTLFAAITAQVRARELLFPVLLLPAQVPVLLGAVSATEIVLAGQPLAEAEQWLKLLAAADLVYLVVGLLTFEFVLEGA
- the rpmF gene encoding 50S ribosomal protein L32 is translated as MPLPKRRHSKTRGRKRRTHYKMAMPTRSICPQCREVKMPHQICPKCGYYKGREVIAIEGE
- a CDS encoding DUF177 domain-containing protein — encoded protein: MVIRVSEIPEEGIQIEGVSAFPEPFQDRSWRLEDLELAVSKEGDTVFVDGRLEARMPQVCSRCLEPYEARVEADVHTRFVPSPGRGEERELGVDDLESDVYDHDQIDLDALLETEAALGLPMKPLCREDCKGLCPSCGVNRNAVACACAPVTSDPRWAALKTLADRLHR
- a CDS encoding site-specific DNA-methyltransferase, with amino-acid sequence MHTIYFGENLDILRRHVPDGAVTLVYIDPPFNTGKPRSHTRIKTVRSASGDRVGFQGQRYRTVKMGSRAFPDAFHDYPAFLEPRLREARRVLAGDGTLYVHLDYREVHYCKVLLDRIFGRDCFLNEIVWAYDYGGRPSRRWPPKHDNILVYVKDPSSYVFDREAVERIPYMAPGLVGPDKAARGKLPTDTWWHTIVPTQGRERTGYPAQKPLGILRRIVQASSRPGDVVLDFFAGSGTTGAACLETNRRFILIDDNPDALEVMARRFAGVRGIRWFGLEPRATARRRRASGPVA
- the htpX gene encoding zinc metalloprotease HtpX, with amino-acid sequence MANLIKTGFLLIVLTCLLVLVGGALGGQQGMTIAFILALVMNVGSYWFSDKIVLSMYGAQPVDEAQAPGLYRIVRELAAKAQIPVPPIYMIPDDSPNAFATGRNPSHAAVAVTEGILRIMSEEELKGVLAHELSHVKNRDTLTMTIAATIAGAITYLGQMAQWGAMFGGGRRDNEEGGGGGLGMIGVLVMAILAPFAALLIQMAISRSREYEADATGARLVGKASGLAHALEKLEAASQQNPLPASPATAHLFIVNPLTSGGIASLFSTHPPIEERIARLQAMKL
- the plsX gene encoding phosphate acyltransferase PlsX codes for the protein MKIAVDAMGGDFGPAVVVEGAVAAAREFGLASVLVGDKAAVEREIIRLKAQELPVSVRHASQVVGMAEPPSHALRRKHDSSLRVAAELCKTGECEALVSAGNTGAAMAIGMYVLGVLPGVDRPAIAAALPSLSGYTVLIDAGANVDPKPRHLFQFAVMGHVYSRDIVGKDNPRVGLLSVGQEEGKGNELTREAFDELRTSSLNFIGNIEGRDIYNGRCDVVVTDGFTGNVCLKVSESLAEMLTAMIREELGRNVFSLTGAALSRRAFDRMKRRVDYTEMGGAPLLGINGASIICHGASPVKAIKNAVRVAAEWVKNGVNEHIKTALEAETELAEGREGGRE